One region of Anoplopoma fimbria isolate UVic2021 breed Golden Eagle Sablefish chromosome 10, Afim_UVic_2022, whole genome shotgun sequence genomic DNA includes:
- the poc1bl gene encoding polypeptide N-acetylgalactosaminyltransferase 4: MRWRFSRKLGVLTKAGFLLWVLWLGYLLLARSSFPSFPSSQEEEDEDHDVLARQLSLEGNGADGQLARPLYVKPSPDPNAPGEWGRATHLTLGPEEKKQEQDSLESYAINIYVSDKISLHRHIQDHRMNECRNKKFDYRRLPTTSVVIAFYNEAWSTLLRTVHSVLETTPAILLKEIILIDDYSDRGYLKSKLAEYISKLDRVRLIRTNKREGLVRARLIGATYATGDVLTFLDCHCECVPGWIEPLLERIGENASTIVCPVIDTIDWNTFEFYMQTDEPMIGGFDWRLTFQWHAVPEVERKRRTSRIEPIRSPTMAGGLFAVSKAYFERLGTYDMGMEVWGGENLELSFRVWQCGGSLEILPCSHVGHVFPKKAPYARPNFLQNTVRAAEVWMDSYKQHFYNRNPPAKRETYGDISERLVLRERLKCNSFDWYLKNIYPELHVPEDKEGWHGAVRSSGINSECLDYNSPEHNPTGAHLSLFGCHGQGGNQYFEYTTQKEIRFNSVTELCAEVAEGQIAISMRNCPTDGDVPPPSIVWDFKADGTIYHPYSDMCVTAYRTPEGRTDAQVRRCIPGDNNQQWKFEW; the protein is encoded by the exons ATGAGGTGGCGTTTCTCTCGAAAACTTGGTGTGCTGACCAAGGCTGGCTTCCTGCTCTGGGTGCTATGGCTGGGCTACCTTCTGTTAGCGCGCTCCTCTTTCCCCTCTTTCCCATCCTcgcaagaggaggaagacgaggaccACGATGTTCTGGCGAGACAGCTCTCCTTAGAGGGGAACGGGGCGGACGGGCAGCTGGCGAGGCCCCTCTACGTTAAGCCATCGCCGGACCCTAATGCGCCGGGGGAGTGGGGACGGGCCACACACCTCACCCTCGGCcctgaagaaaagaaacaggagCAGGACAGTTTGGAGAGCTATGCTATCAATATCTATGTCAGCGATAAGATTTCCCTCCATCGGCACATCCAGGACCACAGGATGAATGA ATGCCGAAATAAGAAGTTTGACTACCGGCGTTTACCCACAACGTCTGTGGTCATCGCCTTCTACAACGAGGCCTGGTCCACCCTGCTGAGGACTGTTCACAGTGTGCTGGAGACCACGCCTGCCATCCTGTTGAAAGAGATCATCCTCATTGATGACTACAGTGACCGAG gCTACCTGAAATCCAAACTAGCTGAATACATCAGTAAACTGGATCGCGTGCGTCTCATCCGCACCAACAAAAGGGAGGGTCTGGTCCGGGCCCGCCTCATCGGGGCCACCTATGCTACGGGCGATGTTCTGACATTTCTGGATTGCCACTGTGAGTGTGTCCCTGGTTGGATTGAGCCTCTGCTGGAAAG GATTGGTGAGAATGCCAGTACCATTGTGTGCCCCGTGATCGACACCATTGACTGGAACACCTTTGAGTTTTACATGCAAACGGATGAGCCGATGATCGGGGGTTTCGACTGGAGACTCACCTTTCAGTGGCACGCGGTCCCCGAAGTGGAACGCAAGAGGCGCACGTCTCGCATTGAGCCCATCAG GTCTCCCACAATGGCAGGTGGTTTGTTTGCTGTGAGCAAGGCCTACTTTGAGCGTCTGGGCACATATGACATGGGCATGGAGGTGTGGGGAGGAGAAAACCTGGAGCTCTCCTTCAGG GTGTGGCAGTGCGGAGGCAGTCTGGAGATTCTCCCCTGCTCTCATGTGGGCCATGTGTTCCCCAAAAAGGCCCCTTATGCACGGCCCAACTTCCTCCAGAATACCGTACGAGCTGCAGAGGTTTGGATGGACTCTTATAAACAACACTTCTACAACAGGAATCCTCCAGCCAAAAGG GAGACCTATGGGGATATCTCAGAGCGGCTGGTGCTGAGGGAGAGGCTGAAATGCAACAGCTTTGACTGGTATCTGAAGAATATCTACCCGGAACTACATGTTCCTGAGGACAAGGAGGGCTGGCACGGGGCT GTGCGAAGCTCAGGAATAAACTCGGAGTGTCTGGACTACAACTCCCCAGAGCACAATCCCACCGGTGCCCACCTTTCTCTGTTTGGCTGCCACGGCCAGGGAGGCAACCAG TACTTTGAATACACAACTCAAAAGGAGATCCGTTTCAACTCGGTGACAGAGCTTTGTGCCGAAGTAGCTGAGGGACAGATCGCCATCAGTATGAGGAACTGCCCTACTGATGGAGACGTCCCACCTCCCAGTATCGTCTGGGACTTCAAAGCG GACGGGACCATCTACCACCCTTACTCCGACATGTGTGTGACAGCCTACCGCACACCAGAGGGCCGCACGGACGCCCAGGTGAGGCGGTGCATCCCAGGAGACAACAACCAGCAGTGGAAGTTCGAGtggtag